From Streptomyces griseorubiginosus, one genomic window encodes:
- a CDS encoding class I adenylate-forming enzyme family protein encodes MTDTAHALSASRTLWELVARRAGLTPDRPVLLQDDRALTFGELRTRAERVAAGLYDMGVRPGTVVAWQLPTRIETALLSFALARLGAVQSPVIPFYRDREVGFALRESKAEFFAVPGVWRGYDHTEMARRLGAKGIFEAYDDLPDGDPAVLPAPPADGTSVRWIYWTSGTTSDPKGVLHTDRSLIAGGSCLAHALRLTADDVGSMAFPYAHIAGPDYTVMLLLYGFPAVMFEQFALPDALEGYRRHGVTVAGGSTAFYSMFLTEQRKRPEERIIPTLRLLAGGGAPKPPEVYHAVVRELGVQLTHGYGMTEVPMITMGAPDDTVENLATTEGRPPEGMSVRIVDGEVRLKGEAVCQGYLDPAQTAEAFDAEGYLRTGDLGFLTASGHLVLTGRLKDVIIRKGENISAKEIEDLLAAHPAVGDVAVIGLPDAERGERVCAVVEQPEGAAELTLDAVADYLRAEGLSTHKLPEQLEVVDALPRNETLRKVLKYKLRERFGGR; translated from the coding sequence GTGACCGACACCGCCCACGCGCTCAGCGCGTCCCGCACGCTGTGGGAGCTGGTCGCCCGCCGCGCCGGCCTGACCCCCGACCGCCCGGTCCTCCTCCAGGACGACCGCGCGCTCACCTTCGGCGAACTGCGCACGCGGGCCGAGCGGGTGGCGGCCGGCCTGTACGACATGGGCGTGCGCCCCGGCACGGTGGTCGCCTGGCAGCTGCCCACCCGGATCGAGACGGCCCTGCTCTCCTTCGCCCTCGCCCGCCTGGGCGCCGTGCAGTCGCCGGTCATCCCCTTCTACCGGGACCGCGAAGTCGGCTTCGCCCTCCGGGAGTCGAAGGCGGAGTTCTTCGCGGTGCCGGGCGTCTGGCGCGGCTACGACCACACGGAGATGGCCCGGCGGCTCGGCGCCAAGGGCATCTTCGAGGCGTACGACGACCTCCCGGACGGCGATCCGGCCGTCCTGCCCGCGCCGCCCGCCGACGGCACCTCGGTCCGCTGGATCTACTGGACCTCGGGGACCACCTCCGACCCCAAGGGCGTGCTGCACACGGACCGTTCGCTGATCGCGGGCGGCTCCTGCCTCGCGCACGCACTGCGTCTGACCGCGGACGACGTGGGCTCGATGGCCTTCCCGTACGCGCACATCGCGGGCCCGGACTACACCGTGATGCTGCTGCTGTACGGCTTCCCGGCGGTGATGTTCGAGCAGTTCGCGCTGCCGGACGCACTGGAGGGGTACCGCAGGCACGGGGTGACGGTGGCGGGCGGTTCGACGGCGTTCTACTCGATGTTCCTCACCGAGCAGCGCAAGCGGCCGGAGGAGCGGATCATCCCCACGCTGCGCCTGCTCGCCGGGGGCGGGGCGCCCAAGCCGCCTGAGGTCTACCACGCGGTCGTACGGGAGTTGGGGGTGCAGCTCACCCACGGGTACGGCATGACCGAGGTGCCGATGATCACCATGGGGGCGCCCGACGACACGGTGGAGAACCTGGCGACGACCGAGGGGCGGCCACCGGAGGGGATGTCCGTGCGGATCGTGGACGGGGAGGTGCGGCTGAAGGGGGAGGCGGTGTGCCAGGGGTACCTGGATCCGGCGCAGACCGCGGAGGCCTTCGACGCGGAGGGCTATCTGCGCACCGGGGACCTGGGGTTCCTGACGGCAAGCGGCCATCTGGTGCTCACCGGACGGCTCAAGGACGTGATCATCCGCAAGGGCGAGAACATCTCGGCGAAGGAGATCGAGGACCTGCTGGCCGCGCATCCGGCCGTCGGGGACGTGGCGGTGATCGGACTGCCGGACGCCGAGCGGGGGGAGCGCGTGTGTGCCGTGGTGGAACAGCCCGAGGGGGCCGCGGAGTTGACCCTGGACGCCGTAGCCGACTATCTGCGCGCGGAAGGGCTGTCGACGCACAAGCTTCCGGAGCAGCTGGAGGTGGTGGACGCCCTGCCGCGCAACGAGACCCTGCGCAAGGTCCTGAAGTACAAGCTCAGGGAGCGCTTCGGGGGCCGGTGA
- a CDS encoding STAS domain-containing protein gives MVVAFKVTGDEQADWAVLRVSGELDLVTSPVLRQHVHDVVAEGRHRLVLDLSEVYFCDSSGVGVLIASRRLIRSCQGELRLILPAQGAADGSHVNRVLGALGVRRLFEVHPDLDSATDEEAGPLSA, from the coding sequence ATGGTGGTGGCGTTCAAGGTGACCGGCGACGAGCAGGCCGACTGGGCCGTGCTCCGGGTGTCGGGCGAGCTGGACCTGGTGACCTCACCGGTGCTCCGCCAGCACGTCCACGACGTGGTGGCCGAGGGCCGTCACCGTCTCGTCCTCGATCTGTCCGAGGTGTACTTCTGCGACTCCAGCGGTGTCGGCGTGCTCATCGCCTCCCGCCGGCTGATCCGCTCCTGCCAGGGCGAACTGCGCCTGATACTGCCGGCCCAGGGCGCCGCCGACGGGTCCCACGTCAACCGCGTCCTCGGGGCACTGGGGGTCCGCCGGCTGTTCGAGGTCCATCCGGACTTGGACTCGGCGACCGACGAGGAGGCGGGACCACTGTCCGCATAG
- a CDS encoding acyl-CoA dehydrogenase family protein: MRFQLTDDQLALQDGVRGLLSRRFDGEALRAAVDSPGLDRGLWRALGAAGFFSLRVPEADGGVGLGLPEAVLAFEEAGRALLPGPLVATHLAAGVVDGAAEGEVVVADVDPGGFVEWLEEADVVRGEAAGAVALTSVDPLTPLHRVPGARARAVDPVAVLLTAAEQLGTATRACELAVQHARTREQFGQPIGAFQAVKHLCAGMLVRAETARAAVYAAAVTADPVDIAAARLLADEAAERGARDCLQVHGGMGFTWECEVQLLLKRAWVRARRGGGGAESEESLAVDLLA, translated from the coding sequence GTGCGGTTTCAACTGACTGATGATCAGCTGGCGTTGCAGGACGGGGTGCGGGGTTTGCTCTCGCGGCGGTTCGATGGTGAGGCACTGCGCGCTGCCGTGGACTCCCCCGGGCTCGACCGTGGGCTGTGGCGGGCGCTCGGGGCCGCCGGGTTCTTCTCGCTGCGGGTGCCGGAGGCGGACGGTGGGGTCGGACTCGGGTTGCCGGAGGCCGTGTTGGCCTTTGAGGAGGCTGGACGGGCCCTGTTGCCCGGGCCCCTCGTGGCGACCCACCTCGCGGCCGGGGTCGTGGACGGGGCCGCCGAGGGGGAGGTCGTCGTGGCCGACGTCGATCCCGGGGGGTTCGTGGAGTGGCTGGAGGAGGCCGATGTCGTCCGGGGGGAGGCCGCCGGGGCCGTAGCCCTGACATCGGTGGACCCGCTCACCCCGCTGCACCGGGTGCCCGGCGCACGCGCGCGTGCCGTCGATCCCGTCGCCGTCCTGCTCACCGCCGCCGAGCAGCTGGGCACGGCCACGCGCGCGTGTGAGCTGGCCGTGCAACACGCGCGGACTCGGGAGCAGTTCGGGCAGCCGATCGGGGCGTTCCAGGCGGTCAAGCATCTGTGTGCGGGCATGCTGGTGCGGGCCGAGACCGCGCGGGCCGCGGTGTACGCGGCCGCCGTGACCGCCGACCCGGTGGACATCGCCGCGGCCCGGCTACTGGCCGACGAGGCCGCCGAGCGGGGTGCCAGGGACTGTCTCCAGGTGCACGGCGGGATGGGGTTCACCTGGGAGTGCGAGGTGCAGCTGCTGCTGAAGCGGGCCTGGGTGCGCGCCCGGCGGGGCGGTGGAGGTGCGGAGAGTGAGGAGTCGCTCGCCGTCGATCTGTTGGCCTGA
- a CDS encoding acyl-CoA dehydrogenase family protein — protein MDFGFTGEDEAFRGEAREWLSVHADGAQDRRTWERTLGKSGWIGLGWSESGYGNRTATLTQQVVWAEEYARSGAPARSGHIGEKLLAPTLLVHGTGEQKARFLPPVAAGDELWCQGYSEPGAGSDLAGVRTRASLASDGVYRISGQKIWTSLAHEADWCFVLARTDPESRRHHGLSFLLVPMDQPGRIEVRPIRQMTGTSEFNEVFFDGAHARVEHVVGGEGNGWRVAMSLLGFERGVSTLAQQVGFAEELTRVVRAAVRTGAAADPVVRAQLVRQWAELRVMRWNALRTLGGSGDTGAPNVAKLLWAGWHQRLGELAMLVRGAEAAVGPRDWSPASPYEIDESQHLFLFSRADTVYGGSDQVQRTIIAERVLGLPREPKGVV, from the coding sequence GTGGATTTCGGGTTCACCGGCGAGGATGAGGCGTTCCGTGGCGAAGCGAGGGAATGGCTCTCGGTCCACGCCGACGGTGCACAAGACCGTCGTACCTGGGAAAGGACCCTCGGCAAGTCCGGTTGGATCGGGCTCGGTTGGAGTGAGTCCGGGTACGGCAACCGGACCGCCACCCTCACCCAGCAGGTCGTCTGGGCCGAGGAGTACGCCCGGTCGGGGGCGCCGGCGCGGTCCGGGCACATCGGGGAGAAGCTGCTCGCGCCGACCCTGCTCGTGCACGGTACCGGCGAGCAGAAGGCCCGGTTTCTGCCTCCCGTCGCCGCCGGGGACGAGTTGTGGTGTCAGGGGTACAGCGAGCCCGGGGCCGGGTCCGATCTCGCCGGGGTGCGGACGAGGGCGTCGCTCGCGTCGGACGGGGTGTACCGGATTAGCGGGCAGAAGATCTGGACCTCCCTCGCGCACGAGGCGGACTGGTGTTTCGTGCTCGCGCGGACCGATCCGGAGTCGAGGCGGCATCACGGGTTGTCGTTCCTCCTCGTGCCCATGGACCAGCCGGGACGCATCGAGGTGCGGCCGATCCGGCAGATGACCGGGACCAGTGAGTTCAACGAGGTCTTCTTCGACGGGGCGCACGCGCGCGTGGAGCATGTCGTCGGGGGTGAGGGGAACGGCTGGCGGGTGGCCATGAGCCTGCTGGGGTTCGAGCGCGGGGTGTCCACGCTGGCGCAACAGGTGGGTTTTGCTGAGGAGTTGACCCGGGTCGTGCGGGCCGCCGTACGGACCGGGGCGGCCGCCGATCCCGTCGTACGGGCGCAGCTGGTGCGGCAGTGGGCCGAGTTGCGGGTCATGCGGTGGAACGCGCTGCGGACACTGGGCGGTTCGGGGGACACCGGGGCGCCCAATGTGGCCAAGCTGCTGTGGGCGGGGTGGCATCAGCGGCTCGGGGAGCTGGCGATGCTCGTGCGCGGGGCGGAGGCCGCGGTCGGCCCCCGGGACTGGTCCCCCGCCTCGCCGTACGAGATCGACGAGTCGCAGCACCTGTTCCTGTTCTCGCGGGCCGACACCGTCTACGGCGGCTCGGACCAGGTCCAGCGCACCATCATCGCCGAGCGGGTGCTCGGTCTGCCCAGGGAACCCAAGGGGGTCGTCTGA
- a CDS encoding SDR family oxidoreductase codes for MGNFLADKVVAVTGAGRGIGRAVALAAAAEGARVVVNDYGVSVDGASPASEVASAVVKEIEAAGGEAVAVADDISTMAGGQRVVDTALSTYGRLDGVVCVAGILRERMLFNMSEEEWDPVVATHLKGTFTVFRAASAVMRQQRAGTLIGFTSGNHQGSFSQANYSAAKGGIISLVRSAALAMHKYGVTANAVAPVARTRMSANVPFDLAEIGEPEDVAAMVVYLLSSRAREITGQVYTVAGAKIAVWAQPRELRAAYASGGWTPESIAEFLPGSVGVDPMPLLSGPGA; via the coding sequence GTGGGGAACTTCTTGGCAGACAAGGTCGTCGCCGTGACCGGCGCGGGGCGGGGGATCGGGCGGGCGGTGGCCCTGGCCGCGGCGGCCGAGGGCGCGCGGGTCGTCGTCAACGACTACGGCGTCTCCGTGGACGGGGCGTCCCCCGCGAGCGAGGTCGCCTCCGCCGTGGTGAAGGAGATCGAGGCGGCCGGGGGTGAGGCCGTCGCCGTGGCCGACGACATCTCGACGATGGCGGGCGGACAGCGGGTCGTGGACACCGCGCTGTCGACCTACGGGCGGCTCGACGGGGTGGTGTGCGTCGCCGGGATCCTGCGTGAGCGGATGTTGTTCAACATGTCCGAGGAGGAGTGGGACCCGGTGGTCGCGACCCATCTGAAGGGGACGTTCACGGTTTTCCGGGCGGCCTCCGCGGTGATGCGGCAGCAGCGGGCGGGGACGCTCATCGGATTCACCAGCGGGAACCACCAGGGGTCCTTCTCGCAGGCCAACTACAGCGCCGCGAAAGGGGGGATCATCTCGCTCGTGCGCAGCGCGGCTCTCGCGATGCACAAGTACGGGGTGACCGCGAACGCGGTGGCGCCGGTCGCGCGGACGCGGATGTCGGCGAACGTTCCCTTCGATCTGGCGGAGATCGGGGAGCCGGAGGATGTGGCCGCGATGGTGGTCTATCTGCTGTCCTCGCGGGCTCGGGAGATCACCGGGCAGGTGTACACGGTGGCGGGGGCGAAGATCGCGGTGTGGGCGCAGCCGAGGGAGTTGCGGGCTGCGTATGCCTCCGGCGGGTGGACGCCGGAGTCGATCGCGGAGTTCTTGCCGGGGTCGGTGGGGGTGGATCCGATGCCGTTGCTTTCGGGGCCGGGCGCCTAA
- a CDS encoding acyl-CoA dehydrogenase family protein, which produces MDLAYTPEEEEFRARLREWLAKALPTLPPKPSPRDWPGRRAYDLGWQRMLYDAGYAHVHWDASPTTRLIFLEETENAGAPYVGAGFVGLLHAGPTIAAEGTAEQRERWLPPILRGEEVWCQGFSEPDAGSDLAALRTRARRDGDDYVVTGSKIWTSHAEVADWCELLVRTDAAAPKHRGITWLALPMSAAGVEVRPLRTLAGSTEFAEVFLDEVRVPVANRVGEENDGWRVTMVTLSFERGTAFVGEVVACRRVLRSVAAAARDNGCWDDPSVRRRLGRLNAEFRALWRLTQWNVSEAEASGGVPGVGGSVFKLRYSHVRQELYDVAADVLGAESLDLERDWVLDRLSSLSYTIAAGTSQIQRNIVAERILGLPKGR; this is translated from the coding sequence ATGGACCTCGCGTACACGCCGGAGGAGGAGGAGTTCCGGGCGCGGCTGCGGGAGTGGCTCGCCAAGGCGCTCCCCACGCTCCCGCCGAAGCCGTCCCCGCGGGACTGGCCCGGGCGCAGGGCCTACGACCTCGGCTGGCAGCGCATGCTCTACGACGCGGGGTACGCGCACGTGCACTGGGACGCCTCTCCCACCACCCGGCTGATCTTCCTGGAGGAGACCGAGAACGCGGGCGCGCCCTATGTGGGCGCCGGGTTCGTCGGGCTGCTGCACGCCGGGCCGACCATCGCCGCCGAAGGCACCGCCGAGCAGCGGGAACGCTGGCTGCCGCCGATCCTGCGCGGCGAGGAGGTCTGGTGCCAGGGGTTCAGCGAACCGGACGCCGGCAGCGACCTCGCCGCCCTTCGTACGCGGGCGCGCAGGGACGGCGACGACTATGTGGTGACCGGGTCCAAGATCTGGACCTCGCACGCCGAAGTGGCGGACTGGTGCGAGCTGTTGGTGCGCACGGATGCGGCCGCGCCCAAGCATCGCGGGATCACGTGGCTGGCTCTTCCGATGTCCGCGGCGGGCGTCGAGGTGCGGCCGCTGCGGACGCTGGCCGGGTCCACCGAGTTCGCCGAGGTGTTCCTCGACGAGGTGCGGGTGCCGGTGGCGAACCGGGTGGGCGAGGAGAACGACGGGTGGCGCGTGACGATGGTGACGCTGTCGTTCGAGCGGGGGACGGCTTTTGTGGGGGAGGTGGTCGCGTGCCGGCGGGTGCTGCGTTCGGTTGCGGCGGCGGCTCGGGACAACGGGTGCTGGGACGACCCTTCGGTGCGGCGGAGGCTGGGGCGGCTCAACGCGGAGTTCCGGGCGTTGTGGCGGCTTACTCAGTGGAACGTGAGTGAGGCGGAGGCAAGTGGTGGGGTGCCGGGGGTGGGGGGGTCGGTCTTCAAGCTCCGGTATTCGCATGTGCGGCAGGAGTTGTACGACGTGGCGGCGGATGTGCTGGGTGCGGAGTCGCTGGATCTTGAACGGGACTGGGTGCTCGATCGGTTGTCGTCACTGTCGTACACGATCGCTGCGGGGACTTCGCAGATTCAGCGGAACATCGTGGCTGAGCGGATTCTCGGGCTGCCTAAGGGGCGGTAG
- a CDS encoding sigma factor: MAKKDAPPRWDRKMQQRLARGEAAALGELYDRFASLVHGLAHRVLEDERAADGITRDVFAHVWEHPETYDPKQGPLRSWVAGLTHRLAVQRLRATETAALTQGGEGAVADTEELERKVHRASVAARADYIVQAMPTPLRAALELAYFQRRDYRQAAADLSITEDEARRRLRLGLQLLSTAHDSGAPGAPPGYGGAA; this comes from the coding sequence ATGGCAAAGAAGGACGCACCGCCCCGCTGGGACCGCAAGATGCAGCAGCGGCTCGCACGCGGTGAGGCGGCCGCCCTCGGCGAGCTCTACGACCGTTTTGCTTCGCTTGTGCACGGTCTCGCCCACCGCGTGCTCGAAGACGAGCGCGCCGCCGACGGCATCACCCGGGACGTCTTCGCCCACGTCTGGGAGCACCCCGAGACCTACGACCCCAAACAGGGCCCGCTGCGCTCCTGGGTCGCCGGACTGACCCACCGCCTGGCCGTGCAGCGGCTGCGCGCCACCGAGACCGCCGCGCTCACCCAGGGCGGTGAGGGCGCGGTCGCCGACACCGAGGAGCTGGAGCGCAAGGTGCACCGCGCCTCCGTCGCCGCCCGCGCCGACTACATCGTCCAGGCCATGCCCACCCCGCTGCGGGCCGCCCTGGAGCTGGCCTACTTCCAGCGCCGCGACTACCGCCAGGCCGCCGCCGACCTCAGCATCACCGAGGACGAGGCCCGCCGCCGCCTCCGCCTGGGCCTCCAACTCCTGTCGACCGCCCACGACTCCGGAGCGCCGGGGGCGCCGCCGGGATACGGAGGCGCGGCGTGA
- a CDS encoding MDMPI N domain containing protein, with the protein MSDRFEAYDEHGEGPEDGSGDAAEERSTSRGRPEEHEKHEDHELSGATGDGSGDGTDGGDGSCDRPDQPPRIPLPRASVEDTGRPLPELDELPRPAPLVLEHQVLKSLLGAWALAACSAEETAAVEDHLGDCGTCAEEALRLRGAVGLLQRPESLDLDPGLRTRVLDGCLDRRPPRIPIPKWATPYDAETARLDALLQDFGDAEWHAPVRLRWFDADEATSRRTTVAGVIAHLLSVDGLVAVALGLDDPMGEVPAAAPTPAGRTEAYWRASHFPPTRSVRTPWREQSHDLVRTVSFTGGTSGGLTVPYGDFELPLHDAMLDRAFECWVHAEDIAEAVDYPYEPPSPRHLNKMIDLGVRMLPAVLAERRRKGLASPGPGRHLVPAGDPGRTLRLEIEGHGGGEWLIPLDSPAAVGSAEHEVAHVALDGVEFCQLAAGHVPPAEAAAGQRGDREAIRDVLFAAASLSRM; encoded by the coding sequence GTGAGCGACCGTTTCGAGGCGTACGACGAACACGGCGAGGGACCCGAGGACGGCTCCGGCGACGCGGCCGAGGAGCGCAGCACGTCCCGCGGCCGCCCGGAAGAGCACGAGAAGCACGAGGACCACGAGCTCAGCGGAGCCACCGGAGACGGCTCCGGCGACGGCACGGACGGCGGCGACGGCTCCTGCGACCGACCCGACCAGCCACCCCGCATACCGCTGCCCCGCGCCTCCGTCGAGGACACCGGTCGCCCGCTGCCCGAGCTGGACGAACTGCCCCGGCCCGCACCCCTCGTGCTGGAGCACCAGGTGCTGAAGTCACTGCTCGGGGCCTGGGCGCTGGCCGCGTGTTCGGCGGAGGAGACGGCCGCCGTTGAGGACCACCTCGGCGACTGCGGCACCTGCGCCGAGGAGGCACTGCGGCTGCGCGGGGCCGTCGGGCTGCTCCAGCGCCCGGAGAGCCTCGACCTGGACCCCGGTCTGCGCACCCGCGTCCTCGACGGCTGCCTCGACCGCCGCCCGCCGCGCATCCCGATCCCGAAGTGGGCCACGCCGTACGACGCCGAGACCGCCCGTCTCGACGCCCTGCTCCAGGACTTCGGCGACGCCGAGTGGCACGCCCCGGTGCGGCTGCGCTGGTTCGACGCCGACGAGGCCACGAGCCGCCGTACGACGGTCGCCGGGGTCATAGCCCACCTGCTGTCGGTCGACGGCCTCGTGGCGGTCGCTCTGGGCCTGGACGACCCCATGGGCGAGGTCCCCGCGGCCGCGCCCACCCCGGCCGGCCGCACCGAGGCGTACTGGCGCGCGTCGCACTTCCCGCCGACCCGTTCCGTGCGCACCCCCTGGCGCGAGCAGAGCCACGACCTCGTGCGCACGGTGTCCTTCACCGGCGGCACCTCCGGCGGACTCACCGTGCCCTACGGCGACTTCGAACTCCCCCTCCACGACGCGATGCTGGACCGCGCCTTCGAGTGCTGGGTGCACGCGGAGGACATCGCGGAGGCGGTCGACTACCCGTACGAACCCCCGTCCCCCCGCCACCTCAACAAGATGATCGACCTGGGGGTGCGGATGCTGCCGGCGGTCCTGGCGGAACGGCGCCGGAAGGGCCTGGCGTCACCTGGCCCCGGGCGGCACCTGGTCCCGGCGGGGGATCCCGGCCGCACCCTGCGGCTGGAGATCGAGGGCCATGGCGGCGGAGAGTGGCTGATCCCGCTCGACTCCCCCGCGGCGGTGGGTTCGGCGGAGCACGAGGTGGCCCATGTCGCCCTGGACGGCGTGGAGTTCTGCCAGCTGGCCGCGGGACATGTGCCTCCGGCGGAGGCGGCGGCGGGGCAACGGGGTGACCGTGAGGCGATCAGGGACGTCCTGTTCGCGGCGGCGAGCTTGAGCCGCATGTAG
- a CDS encoding EF-hand domain-containing protein gives MVSSEYERRIAGRFVTFDQDGNGYIDREDFNVAAKALLTEFGATARSDKGQALYAGAEAFWQGMAGIADRDGDQRITRDEFVNGAVKRLRDNPDRFAEIARPFLHAAIDVADQDGDGRATVEDTARVLRILGVAEELAHTVAAGLDGDGDGKVGEAEIVPAFARYFTVPE, from the coding sequence ATGGTCAGCAGCGAGTACGAGCGCCGGATCGCCGGCCGGTTCGTCACCTTCGACCAGGACGGCAACGGCTACATCGACCGCGAGGACTTCAACGTGGCGGCCAAGGCGCTGCTCACGGAGTTCGGCGCCACGGCACGCTCCGACAAGGGGCAGGCGCTGTACGCCGGCGCGGAGGCGTTCTGGCAGGGCATGGCCGGGATCGCGGACCGGGACGGCGACCAGCGGATCACCCGGGACGAGTTCGTGAACGGCGCCGTCAAGCGGCTGCGCGACAACCCGGACCGGTTCGCCGAGATCGCCCGCCCCTTCCTGCACGCGGCGATCGACGTGGCCGACCAGGACGGCGACGGCCGCGCCACCGTCGAGGACACCGCGCGCGTGCTCAGGATCCTGGGCGTCGCCGAGGAACTCGCGCACACGGTCGCCGCCGGTCTGGACGGCGACGGCGACGGCAAGGTCGGCGAGGCCGAGATCGTGCCCGCCTTCGCGCGCTACTTCACGGTCCCCGAGTAG
- a CDS encoding cyclase family protein, which yields MSLPAAFHDIAKRVNNWGRWGTDDEIGTLNLITDEVVREAAATVRTGRRVPLALPLKQDGVQTGMMPGRVNPLHAMVQINQELFGPGTVACSDDAVTMGLQAATHWDALTHVSHSGMLYNGRPAGTITPHGGAEFSGIDKARYVVSRGVLLDVARARGVQRLDGGHAVTPEDLEAAEELAGTRVRAGDVVLVRTGQVQVYLAGDKEAYAYPSPGLSVRTPEWFHARDVAAVANDTLTFEIFPPEIEDLWLPVHALDLVEMGMLQGQNWNLEELSTACGEAGRYTFLLSAMPEPFVGGTGTPVAPVAVL from the coding sequence ATGTCACTTCCGGCCGCGTTCCACGACATCGCCAAGCGCGTGAACAACTGGGGGCGTTGGGGCACCGACGACGAGATCGGCACCCTGAACCTGATCACCGACGAGGTCGTCCGCGAGGCGGCGGCGACCGTCCGCACGGGTCGCCGCGTCCCCCTGGCGCTCCCCCTGAAGCAGGACGGTGTGCAGACCGGGATGATGCCGGGCCGGGTCAACCCCCTGCACGCGATGGTGCAGATCAACCAGGAGCTCTTCGGCCCGGGGACGGTCGCGTGCAGCGACGACGCGGTGACCATGGGCCTCCAGGCGGCCACCCACTGGGACGCCCTCACCCACGTCTCGCACTCGGGAATGCTCTACAACGGCCGCCCCGCCGGCACCATCACCCCGCACGGGGGCGCCGAGTTCAGCGGCATCGACAAGGCGCGGTACGTCGTCTCGCGCGGGGTGCTGCTCGACGTGGCCCGCGCGCGGGGCGTGCAGCGGCTCGACGGGGGGCACGCGGTGACGCCGGAGGACCTGGAGGCCGCCGAGGAACTCGCGGGCACGCGCGTGCGTGCCGGGGACGTCGTGCTCGTACGGACCGGGCAGGTCCAGGTGTATCTGGCGGGGGACAAGGAGGCCTACGCCTATCCGTCGCCCGGTCTGTCGGTCCGCACTCCGGAGTGGTTCCACGCGCGCGATGTCGCGGCGGTCGCCAACGACACCCTGACCTTCGAGATCTTCCCGCCCGAGATCGAGGACCTGTGGCTGCCGGTGCACGCGCTGGACCTGGTGGAGATGGGGATGCTCCAGGGGCAGAACTGGAACCTGGAGGAATTGTCCACAGCCTGTGGAGAAGCGGGCCGCTACACGTTCCTGCTGTCGGCGATGCCCGAGCCGTTCGTCGGCGGCACCGGAACACCCGTGGCCCCGGTGGCCGTGCTGTGA
- a CDS encoding ATP-binding protein → MQLEIRPDPAEVGRARRWARSRLAGSGIGVDEPLAETLILLVSELVTNAVVHTGRPAVLRLSLPGTEAESAPVRLEVADRSGRAPVPRCVDGDATGGRGLALVDGLADRWGWSREGAGKSIWCELDRCERPQKDTKVYDIAAASAYEGLAFEAV, encoded by the coding sequence GTGCAGCTGGAGATCCGGCCCGACCCCGCAGAGGTGGGGCGAGCCCGGCGGTGGGCCCGCTCACGGCTCGCCGGATCCGGGATAGGGGTCGACGAGCCGCTCGCCGAGACCCTGATCCTGCTCGTGTCCGAACTGGTCACCAACGCCGTGGTGCACACCGGCCGGCCCGCCGTGCTGCGGCTGTCCCTGCCGGGCACCGAGGCGGAGTCGGCCCCCGTCCGCCTGGAGGTGGCCGACCGCAGCGGCCGCGCTCCGGTGCCGCGGTGCGTGGACGGCGACGCGACCGGCGGCCGCGGCCTCGCCCTGGTCGACGGCCTCGCCGACCGCTGGGGCTGGAGCCGGGAGGGCGCGGGCAAGAGCATCTGGTGCGAACTCGACCGCTGCGAGCGGCCGCAGAAGGACACGAAGGTCTACGACATCGCCGCGGCCTCGGCCTATGAAGGGCTGGCGTTCGAGGCGGTGTGA